A genomic stretch from Physeter macrocephalus isolate SW-GA unplaced genomic scaffold, ASM283717v5 random_1490, whole genome shotgun sequence includes:
- the LOC114485323 gene encoding 3-ketoacyl-CoA thiolase, peroxisomal-like, producing MRRLQVVLGHLNRQPASGPEPAPRAAPCWSSAPQKSAEDVVVVHGRRTAIGRSGRGGFKDTTPDELLSAVMTAVLQDVKLSPAQLGDICVGNVLQPGAGALMARIAQFL from the exons ATGCGAAGACTGCAGGTGGTGCTGGGTCACCTGAACCGCCAGCCCGCTTCGGGTCCGGAGCCGGCGCCGCGGGCCGCGCCATGTTGGAGCAGCGCTCCGCAGAAGTCGGCGGAGGATgtagtggtggtgcacgggcGGCGCACGGCTATTGGCCGATCGGGCCGCGGCGGCTTCAAG GACACCACCCCCGACGAGCTTCTCTCCGCCGTCATGACCGCGGTTCTCCAGGACGTCAAGCTGAGCCCGGCCCAGCTGGGAGATATTTGCGTGG GAAATGTGCTTCAGCCTGGGGCCGGAGCATTAATGGCCCGAATTGCCCAGTTTCTGAG